GAGCGCGCCAACACGATCCCGCCGGCGACCGCCGAGGAATTCGCGGAGAACCTGCTGGGCGTCGACTCGTTGGGACGGGTACGCCGTCCTCGCTCGCGCCAGCGCGCCTGACCGAGCAGCGGCCCCCACGATCCCCCAGGAGGCGTTCCCCCGATGAGGCTTCACCCGTCCGAGCACCCGCGGCTCTACGCCGCCGCCCGCGCGACCGCGCACGCGGTCAACACCCCGATCGCCAAGCGGCGGATGGGGAAGGCCGCGGCGGCGGCCCAGCGCCCGATCAAGCTCGAGATCGGCGGCCTCTCCGACCGGGCCGGCTGGCTGGTCGTCAACGTCAACGCGCGCACCCGCAACTACCTCGACGCCACCGGGCCGTGGCCGTTCGAGGACGGCGCGCTCGACGTCGTGTACGCCGACAACATGATCGAGCACGTCCCGCTGGAGGCCGGCCGCCGGATGTTCGCGGAGGCCTACCGCTGCCTGCGGCCCGGCGGCGTGATCCGGCTCGTGACCCCGGACCTCGGCAAGCACGTCGAGCTCTACCTCGCCGGCAGCCGCTCGGTCGAGGACGAGGTCGGCGGCTTCTAC
This region of Nocardioides sp. L-11A genomic DNA includes:
- a CDS encoding methyltransferase domain-containing protein; this encodes MRLHPSEHPRLYAAARATAHAVNTPIAKRRMGKAAAAAQRPIKLEIGGLSDRAGWLVVNVNARTRNYLDATGPWPFEDGALDVVYADNMIEHVPLEAGRRMFAEAYRCLRPGGVIRLVTPDLGKHVELYLAGSRSVEDEVGGFYRSLGLTVEHPTDLVRVPIASFGHHTGYLYDVASLCAELTKAGFADAQECSLSDSRHDALRGLDKRTGEGGAQMAIEAVR